One part of the Gemmatimonadales bacterium genome encodes these proteins:
- a CDS encoding outer membrane lipoprotein-sorting protein — translation APARERGTKMLKLGDQLWTYDPGTDRTIMISGSMLRQSVMGSDLSYEDMMEDPRLERSYAAEVAGAEDVDGRRCWVVQLTAKVEGLAYQTRRAWVDAERFVPLREDLFAKGGRLLKTMRLSDVREIEGRWVPMRATYRDVLKDGGGTEFVMRSVEFDAAIPDYLLSKAALRR, via the coding sequence GCGCCCGCGCGGGAGCGGGGCACGAAGATGCTGAAGCTCGGCGACCAGCTGTGGACCTACGACCCCGGCACCGACCGCACGATCATGATCTCCGGCAGCATGCTGCGGCAGTCGGTGATGGGCTCCGATCTCTCGTACGAAGACATGATGGAGGACCCGCGGCTGGAGCGCTCCTACGCGGCGGAGGTCGCGGGCGCCGAGGACGTGGACGGCCGGCGCTGCTGGGTCGTGCAGCTCACCGCGAAAGTGGAGGGGCTCGCCTACCAGACCCGGCGCGCGTGGGTGGACGCCGAGCGGTTCGTCCCGCTGCGGGAGGACCTGTTCGCCAAGGGCGGGCGGCTCCTGAAGACGATGCGGCTGAGTGACGTGAGGGAGATCGAGGGCCGCTGGGTGCCGATGCGCGCGACGTACCGGGACGTGCTGAAGGACGGCGGGGGCACCGAGTTCGTCATGCGGTCCGTCGAATTCGACGCAGCGATCCCCGACTACCTCCTCTCCAAGGCGGCCCTCAGAAGGTAG
- a CDS encoding nitrilase-related carbon-nitrogen hydrolase, which produces MDLVVAVLISGGMWYASSGIYHVWPLAWLAPVPLLIVLPELPAPRAALAAFAGPAIGAASFVVAYWGVLPPAMLAVLVVALAAPWAAVALGWRAIARRTGPVITAVAYAALVVLEEFLVAQVSPNGTFGSLAYTQADVLAVIQLASVTGILGITFVVSLGTAALAVMWRARDSRHSREAAFGVAAIAVAATLVFGDLRLAAPAPSTIVRVGLAASDTANRPFAETGADAARVARGYAGRVAALAARGLQYVVLPEKLVAVRPPDDYGARVALASVARRYRLTLVAGLNAVGETPPHNLATVFGPDGRTVLEYDKIHLVPGLEDGYFRGTTPGLLPDTALTAGVAICKDLDFVPLGLAHARAGVALLLVPAWDFGADGWLHSRMAVLRGVEGGYAVARAASDGRLTVSDARGRILAERASDEAPDVLVAAAVRVAPGGTFYSRTGDWFAGLCLVLAAACAIAARRRAATADAGGAPTSQRQTKDRQPLPR; this is translated from the coding sequence GTGGACCTGGTGGTCGCGGTGCTCATCAGCGGCGGGATGTGGTATGCCTCGAGCGGCATCTACCACGTCTGGCCGCTGGCGTGGCTCGCGCCCGTGCCGCTGCTGATCGTGCTGCCGGAGCTGCCGGCGCCCCGCGCCGCGCTCGCCGCCTTCGCGGGTCCCGCCATCGGCGCGGCGAGCTTCGTGGTGGCCTATTGGGGCGTGCTGCCGCCCGCGATGCTGGCGGTGCTGGTGGTCGCGCTGGCCGCACCCTGGGCCGCGGTGGCGCTCGGCTGGCGCGCCATCGCGCGGCGCACCGGCCCCGTGATCACGGCCGTCGCCTACGCCGCGCTGGTCGTGCTCGAGGAGTTCCTCGTCGCGCAGGTCTCGCCCAACGGCACGTTCGGGAGCCTGGCCTACACGCAGGCCGATGTGCTCGCGGTCATCCAGCTCGCGTCGGTGACCGGCATCCTGGGCATCACCTTCGTCGTGTCGCTCGGCACGGCCGCGCTGGCCGTGATGTGGCGCGCGCGGGACTCGCGCCACTCGCGCGAGGCCGCCTTCGGGGTCGCCGCCATCGCGGTCGCGGCCACCCTGGTGTTCGGCGACCTGCGGCTCGCGGCGCCCGCGCCGAGCACCATCGTGCGCGTCGGCCTGGCGGCCAGCGACACCGCGAACCGCCCGTTCGCCGAAACCGGCGCCGATGCGGCCCGGGTGGCGCGCGGCTACGCGGGGCGCGTCGCGGCGCTGGCCGCGCGGGGCCTGCAGTACGTGGTGCTGCCGGAGAAGCTCGTCGCCGTCCGGCCGCCGGACGATTACGGCGCCCGCGTGGCGCTCGCCTCGGTCGCGCGCCGCTACCGCCTGACGCTGGTCGCCGGCCTCAACGCCGTCGGCGAGACGCCGCCGCACAACCTCGCGACCGTGTTCGGCCCCGACGGCCGCACCGTGCTCGAGTACGACAAGATCCACCTGGTGCCCGGCCTCGAGGACGGCTACTTCCGCGGCACCACGCCCGGCCTGCTGCCCGACACGGCCCTGACCGCCGGCGTCGCCATCTGCAAGGACCTCGACTTCGTGCCGCTGGGCCTCGCCCACGCGCGCGCCGGCGTCGCGCTGCTGCTCGTGCCGGCGTGGGACTTCGGGGCCGACGGCTGGCTCCACAGCCGGATGGCCGTGCTGCGGGGCGTCGAGGGCGGGTACGCGGTGGCGCGCGCCGCGTCGGACGGGCGCCTGACGGTGAGCGACGCCCGCGGGCGGATCCTCGCCGAGCGCGCGTCGGACGAGGCGCCCGACGTGCTGGTCGCGGCCGCCGTGCGCGTCGCGCCGGGCGGCACGTTCTACAGCCGCACCGGCGACTGGTTCGCCGGATTGTGCCTCGTGCTCGCGGCCGCGTGCGCCATCGCGGCCCGGCGCCGCGCCGCCACGGCCGACGCGGGCGGCGCGCCCACGAGCCAGCGGCAGACGAAGGACCGCCAGCCGCTGCCCCGGTAG
- a CDS encoding type II secretion system protein, with translation MAAWCHPCVALGHYRHTRSPRVDPGRGDGCPRDHFARSRPLKKSSRGFTLIELLMVIVIIGILVTVLIPRWAAARDKASVAAMTSDLRNLATAEEAYFDDYSAYAPSPAQLSMYAPSSGTTVQILEATGGGWSASASSTWTLRQCYVFYGNAVPVGPATLEGLITCN, from the coding sequence GTGGCGGCCTGGTGTCATCCTTGCGTTGCATTAGGCCACTATCGGCACACGCGGTCGCCGCGAGTCGATCCGGGCCGGGGTGACGGGTGTCCGCGCGACCACTTTGCACGGAGTCGGCCGCTGAAGAAGAGTTCCCGAGGCTTCACGCTCATCGAGCTGCTGATGGTCATCGTGATCATCGGGATACTCGTGACGGTCCTGATTCCGCGGTGGGCCGCCGCGCGGGACAAGGCGTCCGTCGCGGCGATGACCTCCGACCTCAGGAACCTGGCCACGGCGGAGGAGGCGTACTTCGACGACTACTCCGCGTACGCGCCCTCGCCGGCGCAGCTGTCCATGTACGCCCCGTCGTCGGGGACCACCGTGCAGATCCTCGAGGCGACGGGCGGCGGCTGGTCCGCGTCCGCGTCGAGCACCTGGACGCTGCGGCAGTGCTACGTCTTCTACGGGAACGCGGTGCCGGTCGGGCCGGCGACGCTGGAGGGCCTGATCACCTGCAACTAG
- a CDS encoding YbjQ family protein, protein MQVTTTFSIDGYRILEYKGLVRGIVVRAPTIGQGIMGGLKSIVGGQIGAYTEMCEQTRQQAYDRLVEHAGALGANAILGLRYESSEVGRQASATEVLCYGTAVVVQRVA, encoded by the coding sequence ATGCAGGTCACGACCACGTTCTCGATCGACGGCTACCGGATCCTCGAGTACAAGGGCCTGGTGCGCGGCATCGTCGTGCGCGCGCCCACCATCGGCCAGGGGATCATGGGCGGGCTGAAATCCATCGTGGGCGGTCAGATCGGCGCCTACACCGAGATGTGCGAGCAGACCCGCCAGCAGGCCTACGACCGGCTGGTCGAGCACGCCGGGGCCCTCGGGGCCAACGCGATCCTGGGGCTGCGCTACGAGTCGTCCGAGGTGGGCAGGCAGGCGTCGGCGACCGAAGTGCTGTGCTACGGGACCGCGGTCGTCGTGCAGCGCGTGGCCTGA
- a CDS encoding YtxH domain-containing protein, producing MNREAGDGKARTFAAGLILGALVGAGLALLLAPQSGAETRRTLARRARQITGDARDRYDEARERVRRARAHRRHLRDETSAE from the coding sequence ATGAACCGCGAAGCTGGAGACGGCAAGGCCCGCACGTTCGCGGCGGGCCTCATCCTGGGAGCGCTGGTGGGGGCCGGCCTGGCCCTGCTGCTCGCGCCGCAGTCGGGCGCCGAGACGCGGCGCACCCTGGCGCGGCGGGCACGCCAGATCACCGGCGACGCGCGCGACCGCTACGACGAGGCGCGCGAGCGGGTCCGCCGGGCGCGGGCGCACCGGCGGCACCTCCGCGACGAGACTAGCGCCGAGTGA
- a CDS encoding thymidine phosphorylase → MFVPALIERKRDGGVLSAAEWRELLTAYQAGAVPDYQIAALLMACFLKGLAREETAGLLDGMMASGSRLDFAALGRRVVDKHSTGGVGDKVSLILAPLAAACGVAVPMMSGRGLGHTGGTLDKLESIPGFRTDLSLEQTRAQVERIGCAMIGQTPEIAPVDKKLYALRDVTATVECVPLIAASIMSKKLAEGLHGLVLDVKQGSGAFITDAERSLTLAKTMIELGEDRGCPTVALLTAMDRPLGRACGNALEAEEAIMGLRGEGPEDLHEVTLAEGVEMLVLAGERDRAAARRRLEEALKSGKAAETFQRVIEAQGGNPAVVDDPSLLPQAEAVEVYFARKSGTILRVEPRAIGRAVVEMGGGRRKVEDAVDPTVGFVITARPGQPVHASEPLASIFAKDADGIELGRRALDAAIEIGEGRASALPLVQARVTAKGVERLGET, encoded by the coding sequence ATGTTCGTCCCCGCCCTCATCGAGCGCAAGCGCGACGGCGGCGTCCTCAGCGCCGCCGAGTGGCGCGAGCTGCTGACGGCCTACCAGGCCGGCGCGGTGCCCGACTACCAGATCGCGGCGCTGTTGATGGCCTGCTTCCTGAAGGGTCTCGCGCGCGAGGAGACGGCCGGCCTGCTGGACGGGATGATGGCCTCCGGGAGCCGGCTCGACTTCGCCGCGCTCGGCCGGCGGGTGGTGGACAAGCACTCCACCGGCGGCGTCGGCGACAAGGTGTCGCTGATTCTCGCGCCGCTGGCCGCCGCGTGCGGCGTCGCGGTGCCGATGATGAGCGGCCGCGGCCTCGGCCACACCGGCGGCACGCTCGACAAGCTGGAGAGCATCCCGGGCTTCCGCACCGACCTGTCGCTCGAGCAGACGCGCGCCCAGGTGGAGCGGATCGGCTGCGCGATGATCGGCCAGACGCCCGAGATCGCGCCGGTGGACAAGAAGCTCTACGCGCTGCGCGACGTGACCGCCACGGTCGAGTGCGTGCCCCTGATCGCGGCCAGCATCATGTCCAAGAAGCTGGCAGAGGGCCTGCACGGCCTGGTGCTCGACGTGAAGCAGGGCAGCGGCGCCTTCATCACCGACGCCGAGCGCTCGCTCACGCTGGCGAAGACGATGATCGAGCTGGGCGAGGACCGCGGCTGCCCGACCGTGGCGCTGCTGACGGCGATGGACCGGCCGCTGGGGCGCGCGTGCGGCAACGCGCTCGAGGCGGAGGAGGCGATCATGGGGCTCCGCGGCGAGGGCCCCGAGGACCTGCACGAGGTCACCCTGGCCGAGGGCGTCGAGATGCTGGTGCTGGCGGGCGAGCGGGACCGCGCCGCGGCGCGCCGCCGGCTCGAGGAGGCCCTGAAGAGCGGGAAGGCGGCGGAGACGTTCCAGCGGGTCATCGAGGCGCAGGGCGGCAACCCGGCGGTGGTGGACGACCCGTCGCTGCTGCCGCAGGCCGAGGCGGTGGAGGTCTACTTCGCGCGGAAGTCCGGCACGATCCTGAGGGTGGAGCCGCGCGCGATCGGCCGCGCGGTGGTGGAGATGGGCGGCGGCCGCCGCAAGGTGGAGGACGCGGTGGATCCGACGGTGGGCTTCGTCATCACCGCGCGGCCCGGCCAGCCGGTGCACGCCTCCGAGCCGCTGGCCTCGATCTTCGCGAAGGACGCGGACGGGATCGAGCTGGGGCGCAGGGCGCTGGATGCGGCGATTGAGATTGGGGAGGGGCGGGCATCGGCGCTGCCGCTGGTGCAGGCGCGGGTGACGGCCAAGGGGGTGGAGCGCCTGGGTGAGACGTGA
- a CDS encoding NAD(P)/FAD-dependent oxidoreductase — MIVGGGFGGLYAARALGRAPLDVTVVDRANHHVFQPLLYQVATASLSPSQIAYPIRGVLRHQANTRVLLAEATGVDVAGRRVLLADGELPYDFLVLAPGARHSYFGHPEWEPLAPGLKTIDDALEIRGRVLLAFERAERERDPERRRALLTFVVVGGGPTGVELAGAIGEIACKVMARDFRTIDTRDTRTLLVEAGPRILPTFPAGLSAKAERSLERLCVEVRTGEAVTRLEEGAVWLGADRIACGTVLWAAGVAPSPLARSLRVPLDRAGRVVVNADLTIPGHPEVFVIGDLAAASDAHGRPLPGLAPVAIQQGEYAARAIVAAARGRTAAPFRYHDRGTMATIGRDAAVVDLGRLRFSGYPAWLVWCFIHILWLIGFRNRFLVMIEWAWAYVRLERSARLITGRK; from the coding sequence GTGATCGTGGGTGGAGGCTTCGGCGGCCTGTACGCCGCCCGCGCGCTCGGCCGGGCCCCGCTGGACGTCACCGTCGTGGACCGCGCCAACCACCACGTCTTCCAGCCGCTGCTCTACCAGGTGGCCACGGCCAGCCTGTCGCCGAGCCAGATCGCGTATCCCATCCGCGGCGTGCTGCGCCACCAGGCGAACACGCGCGTCCTGCTGGCGGAGGCGACCGGCGTGGACGTCGCGGGGCGCCGCGTGCTGCTCGCCGACGGCGAGCTGCCGTACGACTTCCTGGTCCTCGCGCCCGGCGCGCGGCACTCGTACTTCGGCCATCCCGAGTGGGAGCCGCTCGCGCCGGGGCTCAAGACCATCGACGACGCGCTCGAGATCCGGGGCCGCGTCCTGCTGGCCTTCGAGCGCGCCGAGCGCGAGCGCGACCCGGAGCGCCGCCGCGCGCTGCTGACGTTCGTGGTGGTGGGGGGCGGGCCGACCGGCGTGGAGCTGGCGGGCGCGATCGGCGAGATCGCGTGCAAGGTGATGGCGCGCGACTTCCGCACCATCGACACCCGCGACACGCGGACCCTCCTGGTCGAGGCCGGCCCGCGCATCCTGCCGACGTTCCCGGCCGGGCTCTCGGCGAAGGCCGAGCGGTCGCTGGAGCGGCTGTGCGTGGAGGTCCGCACCGGCGAGGCCGTGACGCGGCTGGAGGAGGGCGCGGTGTGGCTGGGTGCCGACCGCATCGCGTGCGGGACGGTGCTGTGGGCCGCCGGGGTCGCGCCCTCGCCCCTCGCGCGCTCGCTGCGCGTGCCGCTCGACCGCGCGGGCCGCGTGGTGGTGAACGCGGACCTCACGATCCCGGGGCATCCGGAGGTGTTCGTGATCGGCGACCTGGCGGCCGCGAGCGACGCGCACGGCAGGCCGCTGCCCGGTCTCGCGCCGGTCGCCATCCAGCAGGGCGAGTACGCGGCGCGGGCCATCGTCGCCGCGGCGCGAGGCCGGACGGCGGCGCCGTTCCGCTACCACGACCGGGGCACGATGGCCACGATCGGGCGGGACGCGGCCGTGGTGGACCTGGGCCGGCTGCGGTTCTCGGGCTACCCGGCCTGGCTGGTGTGGTGCTTCATCCACATCCTGTGGCTGATCGGGTTCCGGAACCGGTTCCTGGTGATGATCGAGTGGGCGTGGGCGTACGTGAGGTTGGAGAGGTCGGCGCGGCTGATTACCGGAAGAAAGTGA
- a CDS encoding multicopper oxidase domain-containing protein, with amino-acid sequence MRPVPVVAALAVVAACTARPAAKAPASREPWTAAPADVSHGEAPVGTTAAPAPVDPRAPEPATARTIRVRFEVKEARVVIAPDVAYDAWTFEGRVPGPVVRATVGDTVDFTLVNRAMMPHSMDFHAAQIAPSRAYVNVMPGDSIHYTWVPKVPGAFLYHCGTAPVAMHIANGMYGALIVDPARPLPPAREFVFVQSEFYTRKAADTARAQQLDWDKLLGLAPDYIVFNGQAHQYADHPIRVGVGELIRLYVVDAGPNRVSAFHVVGAIFSRVYVDAVPDHAWEGVQTADVPVGGGLIFETRLAEAGTYPFVTHAFADATKGAVGMLEAR; translated from the coding sequence ATGCGTCCCGTCCCCGTCGTCGCCGCGCTCGCCGTCGTCGCCGCGTGTACCGCCCGTCCGGCCGCGAAGGCCCCCGCCAGCCGGGAGCCGTGGACCGCGGCCCCCGCCGACGTCTCGCACGGCGAGGCGCCGGTCGGCACCACGGCGGCCCCGGCCCCGGTGGACCCGCGGGCGCCGGAGCCCGCGACGGCCCGCACCATCCGCGTGCGGTTCGAGGTGAAGGAAGCCCGCGTGGTCATCGCGCCGGACGTCGCGTACGACGCGTGGACCTTCGAGGGGCGGGTCCCCGGGCCGGTGGTGCGCGCCACGGTGGGCGACACGGTGGACTTCACCCTGGTGAACCGCGCCATGATGCCGCACTCGATGGACTTCCACGCGGCGCAGATCGCGCCCAGCCGCGCCTACGTCAACGTGATGCCGGGCGACTCCATCCACTACACCTGGGTGCCGAAGGTGCCGGGCGCCTTCCTCTATCACTGCGGCACCGCGCCGGTGGCCATGCACATCGCCAACGGCATGTACGGGGCGCTGATCGTCGATCCGGCGAGGCCGCTGCCGCCGGCGCGCGAGTTCGTGTTCGTGCAGAGCGAGTTCTACACCCGCAAGGCGGCCGACACCGCCCGCGCGCAGCAGCTGGACTGGGACAAGCTGCTGGGCCTCGCGCCCGACTACATCGTCTTCAACGGGCAGGCCCACCAGTACGCCGATCATCCGATCCGCGTGGGCGTCGGCGAGCTGATCCGCCTGTACGTGGTGGATGCCGGCCCCAACCGCGTGTCCGCGTTCCACGTGGTGGGCGCGATCTTCTCCCGCGTGTACGTGGACGCGGTGCCCGACCACGCGTGGGAGGGCGTGCAGACGGCGGACGTGCCGGTGGGCGGCGGACTGATCTTCGAGACCCGGCTGGCGGAGGCGGGGACCTACCCGTTCGTCACCCACGCGTTCGCGGACGCGACGAAGGGGGCGGTGGGGATGCTGGAAGCGAGATGA
- a CDS encoding VIT1/CCC1 transporter family protein, with protein sequence MPSHDETTAVWLEHWQDEADAAFLYRLLAEAEADAGRADVYRRLAAVEDRHAALWRKHLSEAGIECGTPRPSRRARLLAWTARRFGPGVLTNLLLREEGREVKGYMEMYRRTDTGAAKDTALLLAKESAEHAETLGGLAGKSGEPWHQMESGGFLRNVVYGFNDGLTANFGLVAGVIGASVTPHVVLLSGVAGMVADALSMGSSGYLAAKSEQEVYEHEIAMEAEEIRLMPEVEAEELALVYEAKGVPRDEARRMAGELMKDPARALAEKVREELGIGERRATPLQEGWVTGTATAVGALIPVAPFFLLHGAAAVWTAFAIAMASHFAVGAARSVFTGRGVFRSGIDMFVVGLGVAAVGYLVGALIARVL encoded by the coding sequence ATGCCCTCCCACGACGAAACCACGGCCGTCTGGCTCGAGCACTGGCAGGACGAGGCCGACGCCGCCTTCCTGTACCGGCTGCTCGCCGAGGCCGAGGCCGACGCGGGCCGCGCGGACGTGTACCGGCGCCTCGCGGCGGTCGAGGACCGGCACGCGGCGCTGTGGCGCAAGCACCTCTCCGAGGCGGGCATCGAGTGCGGCACGCCCCGGCCGTCGCGCCGCGCGCGGCTGCTGGCGTGGACGGCGCGCCGCTTCGGGCCGGGCGTGCTGACCAACCTGCTCCTCAGGGAAGAGGGGCGCGAGGTCAAGGGCTACATGGAGATGTACCGCCGGACCGACACCGGCGCCGCGAAGGACACCGCGCTCCTCCTGGCGAAGGAGTCGGCCGAGCACGCCGAGACGCTGGGCGGGCTGGCGGGCAAGAGCGGCGAGCCGTGGCACCAGATGGAGTCGGGCGGGTTCCTCCGCAACGTGGTGTACGGCTTCAACGACGGGCTCACGGCCAACTTCGGCCTGGTGGCGGGCGTGATCGGCGCGAGCGTCACCCCGCACGTGGTGCTGCTCTCCGGCGTGGCGGGGATGGTGGCCGACGCGCTGTCCATGGGCTCCTCCGGGTACCTGGCGGCGAAGAGCGAGCAGGAGGTGTACGAGCACGAGATCGCGATGGAGGCCGAGGAGATCCGGCTGATGCCGGAGGTCGAGGCCGAGGAGCTGGCGCTGGTCTACGAGGCCAAGGGCGTGCCGAGGGACGAGGCGCGGCGGATGGCCGGCGAGCTGATGAAGGACCCCGCGCGCGCGCTGGCGGAGAAGGTGCGCGAGGAGCTGGGCATCGGCGAGCGCCGGGCCACGCCGCTCCAGGAGGGCTGGGTCACGGGCACCGCGACGGCGGTGGGCGCCCTGATCCCGGTGGCGCCGTTCTTCCTGCTGCACGGCGCGGCCGCCGTCTGGACCGCGTTCGCGATCGCGATGGCGTCGCACTTCGCGGTGGGCGCGGCGCGCAGCGTGTTCACCGGCCGCGGGGTCTTCCGGAGCGGGATCGACATGTTCGTCGTCGGCCTGGGCGTGGCCGCCGTGGGCTACCTCGTGGGCGCCCTCATCGCGCGCGTCCTGTGA
- a CDS encoding phosphoribosylanthranilate isomerase encodes MATIGRTRIKICCIQSLDELALAVRHGADAVGLVSAMPSGPGPVPEPLIARLARAVPPGVSSFLLTSAREAAAIGDQVRRLGPQVVQIVDRPAPGCYAALRAAHPALRIVQVVHVTGPDALHAALAAAEHVDALLLDSGDPTAAVRELGGTGRTHDWAVSRSIREGVDVPVWLAGGLTPGNVAAAIEAVAPFGVDVCSGVRTDGKLDEAKLARFVAAVAGRRPAAQAPPTS; translated from the coding sequence GTGGCAACCATCGGCAGGACCCGCATCAAGATCTGCTGCATCCAGTCGCTCGACGAGCTGGCCCTGGCCGTGCGCCACGGCGCCGACGCCGTCGGCCTCGTGTCCGCGATGCCCAGCGGGCCCGGCCCCGTCCCCGAGCCCCTCATCGCGCGGCTGGCGCGCGCCGTGCCGCCCGGCGTCTCGTCGTTCCTGCTCACCAGCGCGCGCGAGGCCGCCGCCATCGGCGACCAGGTGCGGCGGCTCGGGCCCCAGGTCGTCCAGATCGTGGACCGGCCCGCGCCCGGCTGCTACGCCGCGCTCCGGGCCGCGCACCCGGCCCTGAGGATCGTGCAGGTGGTCCACGTGACCGGGCCGGACGCGCTGCACGCCGCGCTCGCCGCCGCCGAGCACGTGGACGCGCTGCTGCTCGATTCCGGCGACCCGACCGCCGCCGTGCGGGAGCTGGGCGGCACCGGCCGCACCCACGACTGGGCCGTGAGCCGCAGCATCCGCGAGGGCGTGGACGTGCCGGTGTGGCTCGCGGGCGGCCTCACGCCCGGCAACGTGGCGGCCGCGATCGAGGCCGTGGCGCCGTTCGGCGTGGACGTGTGCAGCGGGGTGCGGACGGACGGGAAGCTCGACGAGGCGAAGCTGGCGCGGTTCGTGGCGGCGGTGGCGGGCCGCCGGCCCGCTGCGCAGGCGCCGCCCACCTCCTGA